A genomic window from Phyllopteryx taeniolatus isolate TA_2022b chromosome 2, UOR_Ptae_1.2, whole genome shotgun sequence includes:
- the pcdh17 gene encoding protocadherin-17 isoform X5 — MYLSIFFFLLLWAQALTLKNLNYSVPEEQGPGTVIGNIAKDARLGLEQNGQAGQGKKANFRVLENSAPHLIDVDPQSGLLYTKQRIDRETLCKRNPKCQLSMEVFANDKEICMIKIDIQDINDNSPVFPSDQIDIDISENAVPGTRFPLTSAHDPDAGENGLKTYQITRDDYNLFSLEVKSRGDGTKFPELVIQRPLDREERSHHTLILSATDGGEYPRSGTMQINVKVIDSNDNSPVFDQPSYVVEIPENSPPGKVLIDLNATDPDEGNNGQVVYSFSGYAPERIRELFSIDSRTGVIKIQGEIDYEESPVIEIDVQAKDLGPNPIPGHCKVTVKVLDRNDNWPAIGFVSVRQGAISEAAPPGTVIALVRVTDKDSGRNGQLQCRVLGNVPFKLEENYDNFYTVVTDRPLDREVQDEYNVTIVAKDNGLPPLNSTKSFSVKILDENDNIPCFTKSVYLLQIPENNIPGEFLGSVVAHDPDLGQNGTVYYSIINSNVSGGDVNTYVNVNAANGAIYAVRSFNYEQIKYFDFKVLARDAGSPHLESNATVRISVLDVNDNIPVIVLPLLQNDTAEIHVPRNVGVGYIVTTLRAVDNDYGESGRLTYEISDGNEEHLFDIDPVTGEVRTAHPFWDNVNPTVELIIRVSDHGKPTLTAAARLIIKASNGHPADGLLHVDDNQNWDMSLPLIVTLSIISIMLLAAMVIIAVKCKRENKEIRTYNCRIAEYSHPQLGKGKKKKINKNDIMLVQSEVEERDAMNVMNVVSSPSLATSPMYFDYQTRLPLSSPRSEVMYLKPTSNNLSVPQGHVGCHTSFTGPVTSITDTPTNRMSIIQTDSFPTEPNYMGSRQQFVQSSSTFKDPERASLRDSGHGDSDQADSDQDTNKGSCCDMSAKEALKLKATGVRLPPLEQVNQLRHI, encoded by the exons ATGTAtctttctattttctttttcctcctcttatGGGCTCAAGCCCTGACATTGAAAAACTTGAATTACTCTGTCCCAGAGGAACAAGGTCCGGGAACAGTAATTGGAAACATTGCCAAAGATGCCAGACTTGGACTGGAACAGAATGGGCAGGCAGGGCAGGGAAAGAAAGCCAACTTCAGGGTGTTGGAGAATTCAGCACCCCATCTCATCGATGTTGACCCCCAGAGTGGACTACTTTATACAAAGCAACGCATTGACAGAGAAACATTGTGTAAGAGAAACCCAAAGTGCCAGCTCTCCATGGAAGTGTTTGCCAATGACAAGGAGATCTGCATGATTAAAATAGACATCCAAGACATTAATGACAACTCACCCGTTTTCCCTTCAGATCAGATTGATATTGACATATCTGAAAATGCAGTTCCAGGGACGCGCTTTCCTTTGACCAGCGCACATGATCCAGATGCAGGAGAAAATGGCCTGAAAACCTATCAGATAACACGTGATGACTACAATCTCTTTTCTTTGGAGGTAAAATCCCGCGGGGATGGAACGAAGTTTCCAGAATTGGTTATTCAAAGACCACTGGACCGGGAAGAAAGAAGTCATCACACTCTTATATTGTCAGCCACTGATGGTGGGGAATATCCAAGGTCAGGAACCATGCAGATAAATGTTAAAGTCATTGATTCAAATGACAACAGCCCTGTATTTGACCAGCCCTCCTATGTTGTTGAAATTCCTGAAAATTCCCCTCCTGGTAAAGTCCTGATCGATTTAAATGCCACAGATCCTGATGAGGGCAACAATGGACAAGTAGTCTATTCTTTTAGTGGTTATGCCCCAGAGAGAATCCGGGAGCTGTTCTCAATAGATTCTAGAACAGGGGTCATAAAGATTCAGGGTGAAATAGACTATGAGGAGAGCCCAGTTATTGAGATTGACGTCCAGGCAAAGGACCTCGGACCCAATCCGATCCCAGGCCATTGTAAAGTCACTGTTAAAGTGCTAGACAGGAATGATAACTGGCCCGCTATTGGTTTTGTGTCCGTAAGACAGGGAGCCATCAGCGAAGCAGCTCCTCCAGGCACTGTTATTGCACTGGTTCGTGTCACAGACAAGGACTCTGGCAGGAATGGGCAGCTTCAATGCAGAGTGTTGGGTAATGTCCCTTTTAAACTAGAGGAGAACTACGATAACTTCTACACAGTGGTGACAGACAGGCCATTGGACAGAGAGGTACAAGATGAGTATAATGTCACCATCGTGGCCAAAGACAATGGTCTTCCCCCTCTGAATTCCACAAAATCCTTCTCTGTAAAGATTCTGGATGAGAATGACAATATCCCCTGCTTTACCAAATCAGTTTACCTTCTCCAGATACCAGAGAACAATATTCCTGGCGAGTTCTTGGGTTCAGTTGTTGCTCATGACCCAGATTTAGGCCAGAATGGCACAGTGTACTACAGCATTATTAACTCCAATGTGAGTGGAGGTGATGTCAATACTTATGTAAATGTGAATGCTGCCAATGGAGCCATATATGCAGTGAGGTCATTCAACTATGagcaaatcaaatattttgatttcAAGGTTCTTGCCCGAGATGCTGGCTCGCCACACCTAGAGAGCAACGCTACGGTGCGCATCAGTGTTCTGGATGTCAATGATAACATACCTGTCATTGTTCTACCCCTTTTACAAAATGATACTGCTGAAATCCATGTACCACGCAATGTTGGTGTTGGCTACATTGTCACCACATTGAGAGCAGTGGACAATGACTATGGTGAGAGTGGGAGGCTCACCTATGAGATCTCAGATGGGAATGAAGAGCACCTTTTTGATATAGATCCAGTGACTGGCGAAGTGCGAACAGCCCACCCTTTCTGGGACAATGTAAATCCCACTGTTGAGCTGATCATCCGTGTGTCAGATCACGGCAAGCCAACCCTCACTGCTGCTGCTAGGCTTATCATTAAAGCCTCCAATGGACATCCTGCTGATGGACTGCTGCATGTCGATGACAATCAGAACTGGGACATGTCGCTGCCTCTCATTGTAACTCTCAGTATAATATCAATCATGCTTCTGGCTGCCATGGTCATCATAGCGGTCAAGTGCAAGAGGGAAAACAAGGAGATACGAACCTATAACTGTCGAATTGCAGAATATTCCCATCCACAGCTGGGGAAAGGCAAGAAAAAGAAGATTAACAAGAATGACATCATGCTGGTGCAGAGCGAGGTGGAGGAGCGGGATGCCATGAATGTGATGAATGTGGTAAGCAGTCCTTCCTTGGCCACCTCTCCCATGTACTTTGACTACCAGACACGCCTGCCACTCAGCTCACCAAGATCAGAGGTCATGTACCTTAAGCCCACTTCCAATAACCTCAGCGTGCCCCAAGGCCACGTGGGATGCCACACCAGCTTCACAGGCCCAGTCACCAGCATTACAGACACACCTACTAACCGCATGTCCATCATACAG ACGGATAGTTTCCCCACTGAACCTAATTACATGGGAAGCAGACAACAGTTTGTTCAGAG TAGTTCCACATTCAAAGACCCAGAACGAGCGAGTCTCCGAGACAGCGGCCATGGTGACAGCGACCAGGCTGACAGTGACCAGGACACCAACAAAGGCTCCTGCTGTGACATGTCTGCAAAGGAAGCGCTTAAATTGAAGGCTACAGGTGTTAGGCTGCCTCCGTTGGAACAAG